The Trueperaceae bacterium sequence CGATCCCGACCGCCCCTGGTGGACGCGCGACGACGCGGCGACGGCGACGCCCCTCGAGGTGGCGCGGACCGGCGACTGAGCGCCGGTCCCCCCGGGCGCGGCCCTACGCCGCGTTCGGGGGGGACCCGAAGCCGTAGGCGGCCTTCGCCGCGTCGTACGCCAACCAGCGCGCCATCGCGGGCGCGTCCCGTTCGTCGATCAGGTGCCGGGCCTGCAGGCCCGCCAGCCAGGCGGCGACGGCGCGCCGCCACACGTCGTGGCGGGTGGGGATGCTGGCGAACGCGCGGGTGTCGTCGTTGAAGCCCGCGAGGTTGTACACGCCGGCGGTCTCGACGGTGCGGTCGAGGTAGCGCTCCATGCCGAGGACGCTGTCGAAGAACCACCAGGGCGCCCCGAGCCGCAGCGCGGGGTAGTGCCCCGCGAGCGGGGCGAGCTCGCGGGCGTACGTCGCTTCGTCGAGGGTGAAGGGGATCAACCGAAAGCCCGGCTCGCGCCCGTACGCGTTCAACAGCGTATGCAGGCCCCGCGTCCAATCGACCGCGACCGGGATGTCCGCCCCCTTGTCCAGCCCGAAGCGCTCGAAGACGTGCGCGTGGTGGTTGCGATGGCTGCCGACGTGCAGCTGCATCGCGAGGCCGTCGTCGAGCGCCATGCCGGCCATCTCGAACAGCATGTGCGACGCGAACGCCGCGCCGTCCGCCTCGGTGGCGGTCCCCGCCAGGCCGCGCGCGAAGATCGCGCGGGCGTCGGCGGGGTCGAGCGGCTCGACGTGCGGCTGCGCGACGCCGTGGTCGCTGGCCTTCGCGCCGCGCGCCACGAACTGCGTGCGGCGCGCCGCGAGCGCCGCACGGAAGCCGTCCAGGTCGTCGATCTCGACGCCGGCCGCGGCCCCGAGCCGCGCGACGGCGTCGCGCCACCCGGGCGTGTGCACCTGCATCACGGCGTCGGGCCGGAAGGTCGGGACGACCGGCAGGCCGTCGGCCTGCAGGCGGGCGTGGGGCGTCAGGTCGTCGCTCGCGGCGTCGGTCGTGGCGAGCACCTCGATCCCGAAGCGCGCGAACAGCGCGCGGGGTCGGAAGGCGTCGCTCGCGAGCGCCGCCTCGATCCGGTCGTACGTGGCGTCCGCGTTCCCTTCGTCGGGGGCCTCGTGCACGTCGAAGAGGTCCGCCAACTCCGCGCGGATCCACAACCCCGTCGGCGTCCCTCGGAACAGGTGGAAGTGCGCGGAGAACGTCCGCCAGATGGCGCGCGGGTCGGTCTCGACCGGCGTCCCGTCGCGCGTCGGGACCCCGAGCGCCTCCATGGGCACCCCCTGCGCGTACAGCATGCGGAAGACGTAGTGGTCGGGAACGATGAAGAAGTCGGCGGGCGTCCCGAAGCGCGCGTCCGGGTCGGCGAGCAGGGCGGGGGGGACGTGCCCGTGCGGCGCCACGATCGGCAGGTCGCGGATCGCCTCGTACAGGTCGCGCGCCAGCGCCCGGACGCCCGGGTCGGCGGGGAACACGCGGTCGGGGTGGAGGCCTCCGGCCTCCCTCGGGGCGTGGGTCACGGGCGGTCTCCTTCCGAGGCCGGGAGGTCGAGCTCGGCCAGGATCCGCCCCACGAGCACGTCGGGGGGCGGGGCGGCGTCCAGGACGCGGGCCGGCTCGCCGGGTCCGGGCAGCTCCAGGGTGTCGAGTTGGCTGCGCAGCAGCGCGGGGTCGAAGAAGTGGTCGGTGCGCTCCGCGAGGTGGCGGGCGAGGAGCGCTTCACGGCCGTGCAGCAGGAACGTCGCGACCTCCGCACGGTCGCCGGTCAGGCGTTCGCGGTAGCGGCGCTTGAGGGCGCTCGAGGTCAGCACGACCCCCTCGCCGCGCGCCAGGTGGTCGTCGAGCGCCGCGCGGAGCGACGCGAGCCACGGTTCGCGGTCGGCGTCGTCGAGCGGCTCCCCGCGCGCCATCTTGGCGACGTTCGCGGGCGGGTGGTGGTCGTCCGCCTCGACGAACGCCCACCCCAAGCGCTCGGCGAGGGCGCGGCCCACGGTCGTCTTGCCGGAGCCCGACACCCCCGCCAGCAGGATGGCGCGCGGCGGTCCGCTCGCGCCGGCGGGGCGGGCGGCGACGTCGCTCGCGACGTCCTCGAACCAGGGCCAACGGACGCAGGCGGGCACGTCGGGGAACAGCACCACGTCGGCGGCGTCGGGGCGCCCCTTGAAGGCGACGGTGGTGACGTGCGCGGCGTCCAGCAGCTCCGCGGCGCGGCGCAGCGTCGCGCCGCTCACCGACACGTCGTCGACGAGCAGCACCCGCAGGCCGCGTACGTCGGGCACGGCCGCCTGCGGTTCCGGCGCGTCGTAGCGCGGGACGTTCGCGTCGTCGCGGTAGTTCAGCGCCAGGCGGCGGAGCGGCCGGTCGAGTTCGTACGCCACGAGCGTCGCGGGCGCGACGCCGCCCCGCGCGACGGCGACGACGACGTCGACGTCGGCCGGGTCGGGCAGGTCGGCCGCGCGCAGGCGTTCCGCGATGCGGCGCAGCGGGAGGTCCACCCCGCCGCTCACGCCGCGTCCTCCCGCAGCTTGTAGAGCGTCTCGCCCGCCTTCGCGACGTGCAGGACCCCCTCGTCCTCGCGGCCCTGGAAGGCGGCGGGATCGATCGTGGCGGGGTCGCGGTAGCCGAGGTTCAACGCCGCGCACGTCTCGGGCGGGATCTTCGACGCGAGGGTCACGCGGGCGCGGGGGACCTCCACGCCGTCCACCATCCGACCGTCGCCGCGCACGTGCGTGCTGTGCGCCAGGACCCCCAGGGGGACGTGCGCGAAGCGGTCCCACTGCTCCAGGAAGTAGGGCAGGACGTGGTAGCCGACCTCCTCGATCCAGCGGCCGTGGACGTGACTCACGACGTCCAGGTGCGGGGCGTGAATGATGAGTTCGCCGTCCTCGGCGAGGGCGGGCTCCAGCTTGTACATCGCCTTGCCCGCCGTCCACAACTCGTCGTACATCGGCGGGGCGGTCGAGAGCACGGTGTGGAACGGCCGGTCGACCCACCGC is a genomic window containing:
- the uxaC gene encoding glucuronate isomerase, with product MTHAPREAGGLHPDRVFPADPGVRALARDLYEAIRDLPIVAPHGHVPPALLADPDARFGTPADFFIVPDHYVFRMLYAQGVPMEALGVPTRDGTPVETDPRAIWRTFSAHFHLFRGTPTGLWIRAELADLFDVHEAPDEGNADATYDRIEAALASDAFRPRALFARFGIEVLATTDAASDDLTPHARLQADGLPVVPTFRPDAVMQVHTPGWRDAVARLGAAAGVEIDDLDGFRAALAARRTQFVARGAKASDHGVAQPHVEPLDPADARAIFARGLAGTATEADGAAFASHMLFEMAGMALDDGLAMQLHVGSHRNHHAHVFERFGLDKGADIPVAVDWTRGLHTLLNAYGREPGFRLIPFTLDEATYARELAPLAGHYPALRLGAPWWFFDSVLGMERYLDRTVETAGVYNLAGFNDDTRAFASIPTRHDVWRRAVAAWLAGLQARHLIDERDAPAMARWLAYDAAKAAYGFGSPPNAA
- a CDS encoding gluconokinase, GntK/IdnK-type, which codes for MSGGVDLPLRRIAERLRAADLPDPADVDVVVAVARGGVAPATLVAYELDRPLRRLALNYRDDANVPRYDAPEPQAAVPDVRGLRVLLVDDVSVSGATLRRAAELLDAAHVTTVAFKGRPDAADVVLFPDVPACVRWPWFEDVASDVAARPAGASGPPRAILLAGVSGSGKTTVGRALAERLGWAFVEADDHHPPANVAKMARGEPLDDADREPWLASLRAALDDHLARGEGVVLTSSALKRRYRERLTGDRAEVATFLLHGREALLARHLAERTDHFFDPALLRSQLDTLELPGPGEPARVLDAAPPPDVLVGRILAELDLPASEGDRP